One Sparus aurata chromosome 23, fSpaAur1.1, whole genome shotgun sequence genomic window, CCCGTCGTGCTGTAGCCGGTAAAAATACGATTCTACACACGGAGCGGTGCTCGGTCCAGCCTCCGGAGCCCGTTTACTGAATCGTCCGTACTCTGACTGACTGTCGCTTCCGCATACGTAAACACGTAAAGACACGTAATGTTTTCTTGGCACCGCGTGATTGAACAGTTAGATTGAGCAAAATAAATCCAATGTTATTATCTCCATCACAGCTACATCGTGTCGTTTAGGTTCAACTTTATATAACGTATGAATACAGATATTTCTGACAACATAAATCGACTTAATTTGTcgataaatgtttaaatgttgcaATTGAGGCGCTTCCCCTTTAAGAACGTCACCGTCAGTGTAGGGGCGTGGCCATTGAGTGCGACTGACACAAACCtgaaccaacaacaacaaaggagTGTTGTAGGAGGTTGTCTTGTCATCCTATCATGAAGCACTGGGTGTATACGGTGTAGTTGCCGCAAAGACATGGCTGCACATGTAGAAATACTGGCATTGTAACCTTGATTATTTAAAGCGTCTTCGTGTCAGAAAAGCCTGAAAAGCAACATGTAAGACATTTAAATGGctcaaaatactttattttaccGTACTGCATGTGTTTTTGATAGCTCATTGCACTTGTCTCTAATCACTGACTGATTGAGATCCATGTGTTACCTTTCAGGCAGGCTGCTATGGATATCACGGCAAAGTATTGCCATAAAGAGATGGAGGCATATGGGTCGTGTGTGGCCTCCAACCCCTCAACATGGCAGCAACAGTGTCATGAACTGAAGCTGAAGGTTGCACAGTGCACATCATCACAGTAAGGAAGCATACTCACACTTTCACCCTAGCCATTGTGACACCCAAAGCACACTTGTATTAAACCCATTAATGTGTTATATGACAGCCCAGTGATCCAGAAGATAAGACAGGACTGCTCCAAGGAGTTTGTGGAGTTTGAGCGCTGTCTGAGAGAAAACCAGGACACACCTACCTCCTGCTCACCACATGTGGCTCGCTTCCTGGGCTGTGCAGAGACAGTGGACCTCAGTGGAGTGGGTAAGTCCTTGCTGGGATTGACCATATAGCACTCAaggtcacacacaaacagaaattaaGTGATTACAAGTTCAGAGACGGGTATGTTTTTATCCCACTGAATGGTTTGTCTGTGCTCGTTATTCAGGTTTGGAGCAATTAAAATTTTGTATAGGGCATCTGTTGGATTTTTAAGAGGTGTTACTTTGATAGTCCACATACTCATAgattccttttctttttccagatACAAATCCAGCACCTCAGCCATCGTAGCATTCGGTCATCTTCTATCAGCATCAGGCAGCTCCCGTCTCCACAGCAGCGAACCGATGGGCTGGTTTCACATGATGCTGATGTACAGTGACTGATATTTGGTTCCCTCTGTGTGACCTAATGTGTAGGTGATGACTACAGTAGTACTGCACATTAAAACTACTTGTGTAGAGTATTTAATAACTGCATCGTCCCTTTACTCTTTATGTAAATGTTGGGTTCCTGTGAAAATAACGTGTATCATTCCCTCACACAAGGAAGACTATTTTTACTGATTTGTattaaaaaacatcttattaAAATTGACATCAGACTCGTATTACTCATCTTATTATTTTCTATTGCTTACGTCTGTCCCTCCCACCCTCACCCTCTCCAGGTCTGAGTCAAAGTCAAATATTAAACTGGAATGCACCGCTCCCACACAAGCTCTCCAGGACACTCAATGAATGCGAAATAGGGAGTCtgggaagaaaggaaggagaaggaggaggctATCCACTTCTAATCAGTGGGActactgagagagacagagggaggatgTTGAGTTATGAGCCCTGTGACCACTAAGCAGAACGGACCTTTTCTGGTTCAATTATTAAAGCTTTGAAGGGGGTAATGGAGGGGAACGGGATTCATTTCTTTTCAAGTGTAATATCTTGGTTTATAATAGATGAGAAACTGTATTTGTATGATATTTAGGACAAAAAGGCAAGCATACTCCAAAGATGAAACCGCAGATTGTATTGAAGATACGGCAACATTACATTCAAAGCACATCACCTGGCAGTCACTGAACGAAAAGGTAGAATAGGAACTTGCCTAATACCGCACAAATAAgttacattcacaaaaatatCACTGTAAAAATACCATGAGGTGGTGATCAGAGTCAAACATAATGTCATGAAAGAAGTCACAAGCTGTAGCCAATCACTGGCACCTAAATGAAACAATTATCACCTTAATCCTATTTTTATTCTGCACCACAGAGTCCAATCCTTTCTGCAACACTTGCTATCTGTCTTGAGTTTGGAGGCTATTCCTTTAGACCTACTTTGTGACACATAAATATCATGctacagtttaaatatttgcGGATTATCACAGAAGAAGGTACAAAATATCTACCTAACAACATCTAATTTCAGATGTTTGAGAAAGAAATTATTACAGAAAGTGACTACAACAATTAACTGTAACACAGTCAtactcacatttacatttagggcacaATATCATGTACCCAGTGTTCTAACTTTTGGCCATAATAGATCCATTGGTTGTCATTTACGGAACCGTTTCTTAGTGATA contains:
- the chchd5 gene encoding coiled-coil-helix-coiled-coil-helix domain-containing protein 5, translated to MQAAMDITAKYCHKEMEAYGSCVASNPSTWQQQCHELKLKVAQCTSSHPVIQKIRQDCSKEFVEFERCLRENQDTPTSCSPHVARFLGCAETVDLSGVDTNPAPQPS